A single genomic interval of Stieleria maiorica harbors:
- a CDS encoding DUF1559 domain-containing protein, which yields MNRTSKAGFTLVELLVVIAIIGILVGLLLPAVQAAREAARRMSCSNNFKQLGLAIHNYHSTYKRIPAHGVGTTSNPSAGNAWWASNALANNRRLSTLVGILPFMEQQSIWERISNPMDIDSDGVIDFQSMGPTPDNIDYEPWTMEIPTYRCPSDPGVGLPALGRANYAACLGDSTWQTMVGPWDGDLMEPVASVRFQRAQAGHRGFYKPRDISGRFRDVLDGLSNTIAMGEIATYLGDTDARTVLPSDGGTLGNNNGSMNAIRDNPGACDDFVDPDRPRFWLNGASRATRARGFRWADFKQIFTGCFTILPPNDIYCSRHNGDDLTGTAPMSSRHQGGAHVLMGDGAVVFITDSIEAGSRNHGDVWINGTGPRAPGNKSPYGLWGALGTRAASETIEEQLNQ from the coding sequence ATGAACCGAACGTCCAAAGCGGGGTTCACACTCGTTGAACTCCTGGTCGTGATCGCGATCATCGGCATTCTGGTCGGGCTCTTGCTGCCGGCTGTTCAAGCGGCGCGTGAAGCTGCCCGACGCATGAGTTGCAGCAACAATTTCAAACAGCTCGGGCTGGCGATCCACAACTACCATTCCACCTACAAACGGATACCCGCCCACGGCGTCGGGACGACCTCCAATCCCAGTGCCGGCAACGCTTGGTGGGCCTCCAACGCGTTGGCAAACAATCGCCGCTTGAGCACACTGGTCGGGATTCTGCCGTTTATGGAACAGCAGTCGATTTGGGAACGGATCAGCAACCCGATGGATATCGACAGTGACGGCGTGATCGACTTCCAATCGATGGGGCCGACGCCGGACAACATCGACTATGAACCTTGGACGATGGAGATCCCCACCTACCGTTGCCCGAGCGACCCCGGTGTCGGACTGCCGGCACTGGGCCGCGCCAACTACGCCGCCTGTTTGGGCGACAGCACTTGGCAAACCATGGTCGGTCCTTGGGACGGCGACCTGATGGAGCCGGTCGCGTCGGTCCGTTTCCAGCGTGCCCAGGCAGGGCACCGCGGTTTCTATAAACCACGCGATATCAGCGGGCGGTTCCGCGACGTTCTCGATGGCCTGTCCAACACGATCGCCATGGGCGAGATCGCAACGTACTTGGGCGACACCGATGCTCGGACCGTCTTGCCCAGCGACGGCGGAACACTGGGCAACAACAACGGTTCGATGAACGCGATCCGCGACAATCCGGGTGCCTGCGATGACTTCGTCGATCCCGATCGGCCGCGGTTTTGGCTTAACGGTGCCTCACGAGCGACTCGTGCGAGAGGTTTCCGCTGGGCAGATTTCAAACAAATCTTCACCGGTTGCTTCACCATCCTGCCTCCCAACGACATCTACTGTTCGCGTCACAATGGCGACGACCTGACGGGGACCGCTCCGATGTCCAGCCGACACCAAGGCGGCGCGCATGTCCTGATGGGAGACGGTGCGGTCGTCTTTATCACCGATTCGATCGAAGCCGGCAGCCGGAATCACGGTGACGTCTGGATCAACGGAACCGGGCCCCGAGCACCGGGCAACAAGAGCCCCTACGGGCTTTGGGGCGCCTTGGGAACCCGAGCGGCCAGCGAGACTATCGAAGAACAGTTGAACCAATAA
- a CDS encoding endo-1,4-beta-xylanase: MSFQSIVGFCCIALSATFTLGQENALSEQNSESVTGTWHCQFDSPFGLQTYRFHIAINDAGDAAAHAEVDTRDDQRKVEFVDVKVNNDSLSFAEVRQFGDREFRIEYSGERKGKDLAITRSFGERGGQVSLATRELPEPPPKEDFTPVVEVRIDRLIKDAFKDSFLVGMAGDLPSRYSEEELKLAAEHFAAITPENCMKPERVHPAEDRWDFQRTDALVEWAEKNDMTIHGHTLVWHAQTPNWFFEGRDPETVKQRMKQHIDTLAGRYKGKLQSWDVVNEAINDGGNSETAKTENLRNSNWLQTLGPEFLTLAFKFARQADPDAVLYYNDYNIESGPKHASSMVLLERLLAEGAPIDAVGIQGHWRSGRVPFEDIEKAITDYASLGLKVSITELDVTIRGDSGGQFGRRRFRSNTPPSLEDLNAQAEDYAKLFAIFGKHEKVIERVTFWGLNDRRTWRWGQYPLLFDGNNNPKPAYAKIIELTDETEADQEAESPKQIEVEDGGQGPYSAIATESTTLAGMTIYRPKYLSAFGRERKLPILLWWNGACANTTDEHKNFLNEIASHGYHVLGIGPLDQLERRGESSRQRTNSSHLLAALDWIIEQDASVDSIYSGKTNTTVI; encoded by the coding sequence ATGTCATTTCAATCGATTGTTGGCTTTTGCTGCATCGCGTTGTCCGCCACGTTCACGCTGGGCCAAGAAAATGCTTTGTCAGAGCAGAATTCCGAAAGTGTGACTGGCACTTGGCATTGCCAATTCGATTCCCCCTTCGGATTGCAGACTTACCGCTTCCATATTGCGATCAATGACGCCGGCGATGCAGCCGCACACGCGGAAGTGGATACTCGCGACGATCAACGCAAAGTCGAGTTCGTCGATGTGAAAGTCAACAACGATTCACTCAGTTTTGCAGAGGTCCGCCAGTTCGGCGACCGAGAGTTTCGTATTGAGTACAGCGGCGAACGCAAAGGAAAGGATCTCGCGATAACAAGGTCATTTGGAGAGCGGGGCGGCCAGGTGTCGCTTGCCACGCGTGAGCTTCCCGAGCCACCACCGAAGGAAGATTTCACACCAGTGGTCGAAGTCAGAATCGATCGCCTTATCAAAGACGCGTTTAAAGATTCATTCTTGGTCGGCATGGCCGGTGACCTTCCTTCGCGTTATTCGGAAGAGGAGTTGAAACTAGCCGCAGAGCATTTTGCCGCGATCACTCCCGAAAACTGCATGAAGCCCGAGCGAGTTCACCCGGCAGAAGATCGTTGGGATTTCCAGCGGACCGATGCTCTCGTGGAATGGGCCGAAAAGAACGACATGACCATTCACGGCCACACGTTGGTTTGGCATGCGCAGACGCCCAATTGGTTCTTCGAGGGGCGCGATCCCGAGACGGTCAAGCAGCGAATGAAACAACATATTGACACGCTTGCGGGACGGTACAAAGGGAAGTTGCAGAGTTGGGATGTGGTCAATGAAGCCATCAACGATGGTGGGAACTCTGAAACCGCGAAGACGGAGAATCTACGCAACTCGAATTGGTTGCAAACGCTCGGCCCCGAGTTTCTCACTTTGGCATTCAAGTTTGCTCGACAGGCAGATCCCGATGCGGTGCTCTACTACAACGACTACAACATCGAATCGGGACCCAAGCATGCAAGTTCGATGGTGCTGCTTGAACGACTGCTTGCCGAGGGTGCTCCCATCGATGCCGTCGGCATCCAAGGGCATTGGCGAAGCGGGCGAGTTCCTTTCGAAGACATCGAAAAGGCGATCACCGACTATGCATCGCTTGGACTGAAGGTCAGCATCACAGAGCTCGACGTCACGATTCGTGGTGATTCCGGCGGTCAATTCGGAAGGCGTCGATTCCGCAGCAACACTCCGCCTTCGCTCGAAGACTTGAACGCACAAGCCGAAGACTACGCCAAACTGTTCGCCATTTTTGGCAAGCACGAAAAGGTCATTGAGCGAGTCACCTTCTGGGGTCTGAACGACCGACGCACGTGGCGCTGGGGACAATATCCGCTACTCTTCGACGGGAACAACAATCCCAAGCCCGCCTATGCCAAAATTATCGAGCTGACCGATGAAACAGAGGCTGACCAAGAAGCAGAATCACCAAAGCAAATTGAGGTGGAAGATGGTGGACAAGGTCCCTATTCGGCGATCGCCACGGAGTCAACAACGCTAGCCGGCATGACGATCTATCGCCCCAAGTATTTGTCTGCTTTTGGGAGAGAACGGAAGCTACCGATACTGTTGTGGTGGAACGGTGCGTGTGCAAACACAACCGATGAACACAAGAATTTTCTGAACGAGATTGCATCGCACGGATACCATGTTCTCGGCATTGGACCACTCGATCAATTGGAGCGACGTGGTGAATCATCTCGTCAGCGGACGAATTCCTCTCACCTGCTTGCTGCCTTGGATTGGATCATCGAACAGGACGCGAGCGTCGACAGCATTTACTCCGGCAAAACCAACACAACAGTGATCTAG
- a CDS encoding alpha/beta hydrolase-fold protein, translating into MNVYTPPGYSSEKKFPVLYLLHGIGGDETEWQRFATPDVLFDNLIADGKAVPMIVVMPNGRAQKNDRAEGNVMASAPAFAVFEKDLLDDVIPTIESRYSVQADREHRALAGLSMGGGQSLNFGLTNLDTFAWVGGFSSAPNTKAPEELVPDPEKTKEQLELLYLSCGSKDGLIRISQRLQRYLNENDIPHIWNVDSHGHDPTHWRNNLYYFAQLVFQETSKASGLQEDNTNNSNKQPSADKDQNAAAGSNLPEGIKDDFQPAPTNQAGRDYPQVNSQGRIKFRVVAPEAKSVATTFRDSTEFVKGDDGAWTGYSRPLDEGFHYYELIIDGAHVPDPNSKYYFGAMRWGSGIEIPAHDREFYALKNVSHGQVREIYFHSESTDSERRAFVYTPPGYDSNQNERYPVLYLQHGWGENEYGWSVQGHAGLIMDNLIAEGKTKPFIIVMTYGMTNEVRIGGLQNFDIKDFETVLVDELVPHIDQNFRTLTDQPNRAMAGLSMGSMETKSITLRNLDKFSHIGLFSGATIGKEDVENTEGFKDKIELVFVSYGSKEVDGGRTRRGGNPAGSVKQLKEMGIDAHYYLSPETAHEWQTWRRSLKEFAPLLFQPEDSLLGSWKVDFDTRIGVQSYAMTFGKEGGKLSATAKAEVNGRSRDVTFEQVKRTGDTISFVENLNFGGNEIRIEYEGQIDGDTILFSRKVGDFATEKATATRSKSVDDLVSENAKEAMQRGADAQPQQAVVMADSVDPNFHIYLCFGQSNMDSGGRMNDADRDVPERLLVMADFDNEQRGWQKGSWYHAVPPLAARGRGICMVDSFGKAMVHSLPDDVRVGIIKVCVPGCKIELYQKQSFQSYIDGERDWLKNIVKAYEGNPYQYLVDMAREAKKHGVINGILLHQGESNTGDKEWPEKVKSVYDDLMKDLDLDPNEVPLLAGEMVHADQGGRCASHNAIIATLPEAISGARVISSAGLPTDDKLHFNSEGSREFGKRYAAAMLSSLASEGVVAE; encoded by the coding sequence ATGAACGTCTACACGCCCCCGGGGTACTCGAGCGAGAAGAAGTTCCCTGTCTTGTATTTGTTGCACGGCATTGGTGGCGACGAGACCGAGTGGCAGCGTTTTGCGACACCTGATGTGTTGTTTGACAACCTGATCGCGGATGGCAAAGCGGTTCCAATGATTGTGGTGATGCCGAACGGCCGCGCGCAGAAGAATGATCGCGCCGAAGGCAATGTGATGGCGAGTGCTCCAGCATTTGCCGTTTTTGAGAAAGACTTGCTCGATGACGTCATTCCCACCATCGAGTCGCGTTATTCCGTTCAGGCCGATCGAGAACACCGAGCCCTGGCCGGCTTGTCGATGGGCGGTGGGCAGTCGCTGAACTTCGGACTGACCAACCTGGACACGTTTGCCTGGGTCGGCGGATTCTCGTCGGCGCCCAATACCAAGGCCCCAGAGGAATTGGTCCCCGATCCAGAAAAGACGAAGGAACAACTCGAGCTACTCTATCTGTCATGTGGAAGCAAAGACGGATTGATCCGAATCAGTCAACGTCTGCAGCGTTATTTGAATGAGAACGACATTCCACACATCTGGAACGTCGACTCGCACGGACACGATCCGACCCACTGGCGGAACAATCTGTATTATTTTGCTCAATTGGTATTTCAGGAGACATCCAAGGCCTCAGGGCTGCAGGAAGACAATACCAACAATTCGAATAAACAGCCTTCTGCGGACAAAGATCAGAACGCGGCTGCTGGAAGTAATCTTCCAGAAGGCATCAAAGACGATTTCCAGCCGGCGCCCACCAACCAAGCTGGAAGAGACTACCCACAAGTCAATTCCCAAGGCCGAATCAAGTTTCGAGTCGTCGCGCCGGAAGCGAAGAGCGTGGCAACGACATTTCGCGACAGCACGGAGTTCGTCAAAGGCGACGATGGCGCTTGGACCGGATACTCACGACCACTTGATGAAGGCTTCCACTACTATGAGCTGATTATCGACGGTGCTCACGTACCTGATCCCAACAGCAAATACTATTTCGGAGCAATGCGTTGGGGGAGTGGAATTGAAATTCCTGCCCACGATCGCGAATTCTATGCACTGAAAAATGTCTCTCACGGCCAAGTTCGCGAGATCTACTTCCATTCAGAGAGCACGGATTCCGAGCGGCGAGCTTTCGTTTACACACCTCCGGGATACGACAGCAATCAAAACGAACGCTACCCAGTGCTGTACTTGCAGCACGGTTGGGGCGAAAACGAATACGGCTGGAGCGTCCAAGGCCACGCGGGTCTGATCATGGACAATTTGATCGCGGAAGGAAAGACGAAGCCCTTCATCATCGTCATGACCTATGGCATGACCAACGAAGTCCGCATTGGCGGGCTTCAGAACTTTGATATCAAGGATTTTGAAACGGTCCTCGTTGATGAACTCGTCCCACATATCGACCAGAACTTCCGCACTTTGACCGATCAACCAAATCGTGCCATGGCTGGACTGTCGATGGGTAGCATGGAAACGAAGTCAATCACGCTACGCAACCTTGACAAGTTTTCACACATCGGGCTTTTTAGTGGAGCCACGATTGGAAAAGAAGATGTCGAGAACACGGAAGGGTTCAAAGACAAAATCGAACTCGTGTTTGTTAGCTACGGAAGCAAAGAAGTCGACGGCGGTCGAACTCGTCGGGGAGGCAACCCGGCCGGCTCCGTGAAGCAATTAAAAGAGATGGGAATCGATGCCCACTACTACCTGTCTCCCGAAACCGCCCACGAATGGCAGACTTGGCGACGCAGCTTGAAGGAATTCGCCCCTCTGTTGTTTCAGCCTGAAGACAGCCTGTTAGGCAGCTGGAAGGTCGACTTCGACACTCGAATCGGCGTTCAAAGCTACGCAATGACTTTTGGCAAGGAAGGCGGCAAGCTGTCTGCGACAGCGAAAGCGGAAGTCAACGGTCGCTCGCGCGATGTCACCTTTGAGCAGGTCAAACGGACCGGCGATACCATCTCGTTCGTCGAAAACCTGAATTTTGGTGGAAACGAGATTCGCATCGAATACGAGGGGCAGATTGACGGCGACACGATCCTGTTTTCGCGAAAGGTAGGTGACTTCGCAACGGAAAAGGCAACAGCGACAAGGTCTAAGTCCGTTGACGACCTGGTGTCCGAGAACGCGAAGGAAGCAATGCAACGTGGGGCGGATGCTCAGCCACAACAGGCCGTCGTAATGGCCGACTCGGTCGACCCAAACTTCCACATTTATCTCTGCTTCGGCCAATCCAACATGGATAGCGGCGGGCGGATGAATGACGCTGACCGAGACGTACCCGAGCGTCTGCTGGTGATGGCCGACTTTGACAATGAACAAAGGGGCTGGCAGAAAGGAAGCTGGTACCACGCCGTCCCACCGCTGGCTGCTCGCGGACGAGGAATCTGTATGGTCGATTCCTTCGGGAAAGCGATGGTTCATTCGCTTCCAGACGACGTCCGCGTTGGAATCATCAAGGTTTGTGTGCCCGGATGCAAAATCGAACTGTATCAGAAGCAGTCGTTTCAGTCTTATATCGACGGCGAGCGAGATTGGTTGAAAAACATTGTCAAAGCCTACGAGGGAAATCCTTATCAGTACCTTGTCGACATGGCTAGAGAGGCGAAGAAGCACGGCGTCATCAATGGGATTCTTCTCCATCAAGGCGAATCCAATACCGGGGACAAAGAGTGGCCCGAGAAAGTCAAGTCTGTCTATGACGACTTGATGAAGGACCTCGATTTAGATCCAAACGAGGTGCCACTGTTGGCCGGAGAGATGGTGCACGCTGATCAGGGAGGCCGATGTGCAAGTCACAACGCGATCATCGCGACCTTACCGGAAGCAATCTCGGGTGCTCGGGTAATATCGTCAGCAGGTTTGCCGACCGACGACAAACTGCATTTCAACTCGGAAGGGTCTCGCGAGTTTGGTAAGAGATATGCCGCTGCAATGCTTTCATCGTTGGCCTCAGAGGGCGTGGTCGCCGAATAA
- a CDS encoding PVC-type heme-binding CxxCH protein: MTALSKHAATANLLILIFLACGFASAQESQVSVLMLGDRGFHRPSEFYRHLAGPLREQGIEFTYTEKLSDLNEDHLANYEGLMVFANIEQITPDAESALLNYVHNGGGLIPVHCASFCFLNSDKYIELVGGQFRSHGFTRFETKIVASDHEIMRGLKPVRSMDESYRHSKLNPDMTVLETRSDESGPVSDPDGEPYTWIRTSGQGRVFYTAWGHDHRTWSNDDFQKLLARGVLWACGQTLTAASADSVEPTDPKASAVVAANRPFSAPAMNPPSVDDEQFATTDVGAKIPNYTPGAQWGTQAEPFSKMQDPLPAEESIKAFATPEGMHLAIWAKESTDKWPSDRQQKDKTAGLKGKPIAMTWDEDGRLWICETVDYPNELKEKSAVGRDRIKICEDTDNDGQADKFTVFAENLSIPSTLVCYRGGAIVQDGEETIYLKDIDGDNKADFRQSLITGWALGDTHGGVSNFQYGPDNWIWGMQGYNNSQPVINGEPQMRFRQGFWRFKVKAGASDETAPAYAIDAETGKVADNQSSDFDQHTIRVDTLEFMRGTNNNTWGLGFSEEGYVFGSTANGCPSVHMPIPNRYYDQVAGWSPETLQNIAQSHRFDPIDDRIRQVDWHGGFTAGCGSAIYTARNYPPTWWNRIQMVCGPTGHLVGSFVLEKDGASYRSRNMFNTVASIDDWSAPIMSEVGPDGNVWVLDWYNYIVQHNPTPNGFQTGKGAAYESDLRDKRFARVYRLVTDEAGSGSATRTLQLADAENAKLVAALSNDNFFWRRTAQRLLVERAATDDATLNALVSLVDNNQVDEIGLNPAAMHAIWTLAGLSEPGNESAVAALAKACAAGFDHVSSPVRNAAIASCGSGQVAKAIEAGLQNDVDPKVRLTLLLRVAEGKANAAINGDELAGLVSSIEDDSVLLDAWTAAASTDPAAAIVALGKMSPSAANSLGQRISVLAEHLARSNPAAEQISELLEISPDSPVAVTVWEGLAKGWPRDLVLNLPESSQKIVRDRFLANDTSVESKAAILAVADKWSITNLNEIVSEIQDDLLTTALDADADSAKRLSAWDQAIRLAPMSPKILDAVEAFFTPQLAPETGIAALNSLQAARVNGLSETLLDMKSSLGPKLGSQVLTLLLSRADSTEDLLDAIADGQVQFNDLQLDQRQALLNHPTSSIASRAKDLMETRGAMVTSNRQALVDQWLPVAAVEGDVTNGLAMFKKHCSACHIHGEIGQEIGPNLTGMAVHPKEEILMNVLDPSRSVESNFRTYQILTVDGNVLSGMLAGESANSLRIIDTQGKEKLVLREDIEQLTSSHKSLMPEGFESSISKTEMADLLSFLAKRGKYAPLNISNSATINSKKGLPGFRGRPGDEFVLDSYGRVEVEGVPFELVDPQGDRIANIIGLQRQSSRFPSTLPESASLDCAGNVKTIHILGGVAWAAYPRFKDETTSMIVRRHYADGSTSDFELVNGKHIVTYQAGEDVPESKKAIEAGGKQIRYLKIPAEADKALTKIEFLKGGDFSLPLVFAVTVEFAGEAH, from the coding sequence ATGACTGCTCTATCAAAACACGCTGCAACTGCAAATCTGCTCATCCTTATTTTTCTCGCCTGCGGCTTCGCATCGGCTCAGGAATCGCAAGTCTCGGTATTGATGCTTGGCGACAGAGGATTCCATAGGCCATCCGAATTCTATCGGCATTTGGCTGGGCCGCTCCGAGAGCAAGGGATCGAATTTACTTACACGGAGAAACTGAGCGACCTCAACGAAGATCATCTCGCCAATTATGAAGGGCTGATGGTCTTCGCAAACATTGAGCAAATCACACCGGACGCCGAGTCGGCTCTGCTGAACTATGTTCACAATGGTGGAGGCCTGATTCCTGTTCACTGCGCGTCGTTCTGTTTTCTCAATTCCGATAAGTACATCGAATTGGTTGGCGGTCAGTTTCGAAGTCACGGGTTCACTCGCTTTGAAACCAAGATCGTGGCTTCTGACCATGAGATCATGCGGGGGCTGAAACCGGTTCGGTCGATGGACGAAAGCTACCGCCACAGCAAGCTCAACCCGGACATGACCGTTCTTGAGACACGGAGCGACGAATCCGGCCCCGTGAGCGATCCCGATGGTGAACCCTACACATGGATTCGGACGAGCGGACAAGGACGCGTTTTCTATACCGCGTGGGGTCACGATCATCGGACGTGGTCCAACGATGACTTTCAAAAGTTGCTCGCACGCGGTGTTCTGTGGGCCTGTGGTCAGACGCTCACCGCAGCTTCGGCCGACAGTGTTGAACCTACAGATCCCAAAGCGAGTGCGGTCGTCGCTGCGAATCGTCCCTTTTCCGCGCCGGCGATGAATCCGCCTTCGGTCGACGATGAACAATTTGCAACGACAGACGTGGGGGCGAAGATCCCCAACTACACGCCGGGTGCCCAGTGGGGAACGCAGGCCGAACCGTTCTCGAAGATGCAAGATCCTCTACCAGCAGAAGAATCCATCAAAGCATTCGCGACTCCGGAAGGCATGCATCTTGCAATCTGGGCCAAGGAGTCGACCGACAAGTGGCCCAGCGATCGCCAACAAAAGGACAAGACCGCGGGGCTAAAGGGCAAGCCGATCGCAATGACCTGGGACGAGGACGGGCGTCTGTGGATTTGCGAAACGGTGGACTATCCCAATGAACTGAAAGAAAAATCAGCTGTCGGCCGCGACCGCATCAAGATTTGCGAAGATACCGACAACGATGGCCAGGCCGATAAGTTCACCGTCTTTGCGGAAAACCTTAGCATACCGTCGACATTGGTTTGCTACCGGGGTGGTGCGATCGTCCAGGACGGCGAAGAGACGATTTATTTGAAGGACATCGATGGCGACAACAAAGCTGATTTTCGACAGTCGCTGATTACCGGCTGGGCGCTGGGGGACACCCACGGCGGCGTTAGCAATTTTCAGTATGGCCCCGACAATTGGATCTGGGGCATGCAGGGCTACAACAATTCCCAGCCCGTCATCAACGGCGAACCGCAAATGCGTTTCCGCCAAGGGTTTTGGCGATTCAAGGTCAAGGCGGGTGCCTCGGATGAGACAGCGCCAGCCTATGCGATCGACGCAGAAACGGGCAAAGTCGCAGACAACCAATCAAGCGACTTCGATCAGCACACAATCCGTGTCGATACATTGGAGTTCATGCGAGGCACGAACAACAACACCTGGGGGCTAGGTTTCAGCGAGGAAGGCTATGTCTTTGGTTCAACGGCCAACGGTTGCCCGAGCGTTCACATGCCGATCCCCAACCGGTACTACGATCAAGTCGCCGGCTGGTCGCCCGAGACTCTTCAGAATATTGCCCAGTCACATCGATTCGACCCGATCGATGATCGCATCCGTCAGGTCGACTGGCACGGCGGATTCACGGCCGGATGCGGCTCAGCAATCTACACCGCACGCAACTATCCACCGACTTGGTGGAACCGCATTCAAATGGTCTGCGGTCCGACGGGGCATCTCGTCGGTTCGTTCGTGCTGGAGAAGGACGGTGCAAGCTATCGCAGTCGGAACATGTTCAACACGGTTGCCAGCATCGATGACTGGTCGGCGCCGATCATGTCGGAGGTCGGTCCCGATGGCAACGTTTGGGTCTTGGACTGGTACAACTACATTGTTCAGCACAACCCAACGCCCAACGGTTTCCAAACCGGTAAAGGGGCTGCGTATGAAAGTGACCTGCGCGACAAACGTTTTGCCCGAGTCTATCGACTGGTGACCGACGAGGCCGGCAGCGGCTCTGCGACGCGAACGTTACAACTCGCTGATGCAGAGAACGCGAAGTTGGTTGCGGCACTCAGTAACGACAATTTCTTTTGGCGTCGAACGGCACAGCGTCTTTTGGTCGAACGTGCGGCGACTGACGATGCGACGCTCAATGCTCTCGTTTCATTGGTCGACAACAATCAAGTCGACGAGATCGGATTGAACCCAGCCGCGATGCATGCGATTTGGACGCTCGCAGGCTTGTCGGAACCGGGTAACGAGTCAGCAGTCGCTGCACTGGCAAAGGCGTGTGCCGCCGGTTTCGATCATGTATCCAGCCCCGTGCGCAACGCGGCAATCGCGAGTTGCGGTAGCGGTCAAGTCGCCAAGGCGATTGAAGCGGGTCTGCAAAACGACGTCGACCCCAAAGTGCGATTGACCTTGTTGCTGCGCGTTGCCGAAGGAAAAGCGAACGCTGCGATCAACGGTGACGAGCTTGCTGGCTTGGTATCTTCGATCGAAGACGATAGCGTTTTATTGGACGCATGGACTGCCGCTGCTTCGACCGATCCTGCTGCGGCGATCGTGGCGCTCGGCAAGATGAGTCCGTCCGCCGCGAATTCGCTGGGTCAACGGATTTCCGTTCTGGCGGAGCACCTCGCGAGGAGCAATCCCGCGGCTGAGCAAATCAGCGAGCTGCTTGAAATCTCGCCCGATTCACCAGTCGCCGTCACGGTCTGGGAAGGCTTGGCAAAGGGTTGGCCGCGAGATCTGGTTCTTAATCTTCCCGAGTCATCGCAGAAAATTGTTCGTGACCGGTTCTTAGCCAACGACACTTCGGTCGAAAGCAAAGCCGCGATCCTGGCGGTAGCCGACAAGTGGTCGATCACGAACCTAAACGAGATCGTCAGTGAAATACAGGACGATCTGCTGACAACCGCTTTGGACGCGGATGCCGATTCAGCGAAGCGTCTGAGTGCTTGGGATCAAGCGATTCGCCTTGCACCAATGAGTCCAAAGATTCTCGACGCGGTTGAGGCATTCTTTACACCTCAACTGGCTCCAGAAACTGGGATCGCGGCACTGAACTCACTGCAGGCCGCCCGCGTGAATGGTCTTTCCGAAACGTTGTTGGACATGAAATCCTCGCTGGGTCCAAAACTCGGTAGCCAAGTTCTGACGTTGCTTTTATCCCGAGCCGACAGCACTGAAGATTTGCTGGACGCCATTGCCGATGGACAAGTGCAATTCAATGATCTTCAGCTCGATCAACGCCAAGCCTTACTGAACCACCCCACCTCATCGATAGCATCGCGAGCGAAGGATTTGATGGAAACGCGAGGTGCGATGGTAACATCTAATCGCCAAGCATTGGTCGATCAATGGTTACCGGTCGCTGCCGTGGAAGGCGATGTGACGAACGGCCTGGCGATGTTCAAGAAGCATTGTTCGGCTTGTCACATTCATGGCGAAATCGGGCAAGAAATCGGTCCTAACTTGACCGGCATGGCGGTTCATCCCAAAGAAGAAATCTTGATGAACGTCCTCGATCCATCGCGAAGCGTCGAAAGCAACTTCCGCACGTACCAGATTTTGACCGTCGACGGAAATGTGCTCTCCGGAATGCTAGCCGGCGAGTCGGCAAACTCGCTACGCATCATCGACACGCAAGGCAAAGAAAAGCTGGTCCTTCGCGAAGACATCGAGCAATTGACTTCGTCGCACAAGTCATTGATGCCAGAGGGTTTTGAAAGCTCGATCAGTAAAACTGAAATGGCGGATCTGCTTTCGTTTCTTGCCAAACGTGGCAAGTACGCGCCGCTGAACATCTCTAACTCTGCGACCATCAACAGCAAAAAAGGCCTCCCCGGATTCCGCGGACGACCTGGAGACGAGTTTGTACTCGATTCCTATGGGCGTGTAGAGGTCGAGGGCGTTCCGTTCGAATTGGTCGATCCCCAGGGAGATCGGATCGCCAATATCATCGGTTTGCAACGTCAATCATCGCGATTCCCAAGCACGTTGCCAGAATCGGCTAGCCTCGACTGCGCTGGAAACGTGAAAACGATTCACATATTGGGGGGCGTCGCCTGGGCTGCCTACCCACGTTTCAAGGATGAAACGACCAGCATGATCGTCCGTCGTCATTACGCTGACGGAAGCACAAGTGACTTTGAATTGGTCAACGGCAAGCACATCGTGACTTACCAAGCGGGCGAGGATGTGCCGGAATCGAAGAAGGCGATTGAAGCTGGCGGCAAGCAAATTCGCTACTTGAAGATTCCCGCCGAAGCTGACAAAGCACTTACGAAAATCGAATTCTTGAAAGGCGGTGACTTTTCGCTTCCGCTCGTGTTTGCGGTGACCGTCGAGTTTGCAGGTGAAGCTCACTAG
- a CDS encoding endo-1,4-beta-xylanase, giving the protein MRFRSLLVFLSFTLSLVIVGDSAAQESNGPTDTATLKEVVGNRLKIGVGVGEQILAPENCMKPQCIHPAEDRWNFAAPDRFVAFASQNNLEGVGHCLVWAKDDRTDKWMKSGKDGNAVSRAELLARIEGHVATGVPSETDP; this is encoded by the coding sequence ATGCGATTCAGATCTTTGCTCGTTTTTCTATCTTTTACACTCTCCTTGGTTATTGTGGGTGATTCAGCCGCCCAAGAGAGCAACGGACCAACTGACACGGCCACATTGAAGGAAGTGGTCGGCAATCGCCTTAAGATTGGCGTTGGGGTGGGTGAACAGATTCTTGCACCTGAGAATTGCATGAAGCCGCAGTGCATTCATCCTGCGGAAGATCGCTGGAACTTCGCCGCACCGGATCGCTTCGTCGCGTTCGCGAGTCAGAACAATCTGGAAGGTGTCGGTCATTGCTTGGTTTGGGCCAAGGATGATCGAACCGACAAATGGATGAAGAGCGGCAAAGATGGGAACGCTGTATCGCGAGCCGAATTGCTCGCGAGAATTGAAGGTCACGTCGCCACGGGTGTCCCTTCGGAGACTGATCCATGA